Proteins co-encoded in one Candidatus Methylacidiphilales bacterium genomic window:
- a CDS encoding glycogen synthase produces MLIIGRMEDQPAESKWRILLVASEAAPYAKAGGLGDVVSGLAKALHERGHDVRIVMPLYRSIDRARHGIEYVGNLCTHFGRGEELWCGVHEGLLDSRVPVVFLDYGRFFDRSGIYDDGAREYGDNAYRFTFLSKAAMQWCKDRAWIPDVIHVHDWQTAVLPVLLRTWDRVLSPMSQSATVLTIHNIGYQGVYTPEVMDFMGLGPEHFNPDTFEDHGRLNLLKAGIRYADAITTVSPTHAHELLDTIGGCGLAPYLGRRQADLHGILNGADYELWNPAADPMIAKPFDGGHLEGKALCRKNLRDHFGLEDNGTPILGIVSRLVEQKGMGIMRGMLEAAVRHCAIQVVVLGTGDPAAHAFFDDLARRYPGRVGVHIGFSNELSHRIYAGSDFFFMPSLYEPCGLSQMYAMKYGSLPVVRATGGLADTVRDGQTGLLFTQPDAGDAYHAIERMVRLWYDRPEEYRRMQETAMAVRFTWEQSVREYESVYAGVISRYR; encoded by the coding sequence ATGCTTATCATCGGCCGCATGGAGGACCAACCGGCTGAATCGAAGTGGCGCATCCTGCTTGTCGCCTCCGAGGCCGCTCCTTATGCCAAGGCGGGTGGGTTGGGGGATGTGGTTTCCGGGCTGGCCAAGGCCCTTCACGAACGCGGCCACGATGTTCGCATCGTCATGCCCCTTTATCGGAGCATCGACCGGGCCCGGCATGGCATCGAATACGTCGGCAACCTCTGCACCCATTTTGGCCGCGGCGAGGAGTTGTGGTGTGGCGTTCATGAAGGTCTGCTGGACTCGCGTGTCCCGGTGGTTTTTCTCGATTACGGACGGTTCTTCGACCGTAGCGGCATTTACGACGATGGAGCCCGGGAGTACGGCGACAATGCCTACCGCTTCACTTTCCTGAGCAAGGCGGCCATGCAGTGGTGCAAGGACCGGGCTTGGATACCGGACGTCATCCATGTCCACGATTGGCAGACTGCCGTGCTGCCGGTTTTATTGCGCACTTGGGACCGCGTCCTTTCCCCCATGTCGCAAAGTGCGACCGTCCTGACCATTCACAACATCGGCTACCAGGGCGTCTATACGCCCGAGGTGATGGATTTCATGGGTCTGGGTCCGGAGCATTTCAACCCCGACACCTTCGAAGACCATGGCCGCCTGAACCTGCTCAAGGCCGGCATCCGCTACGCCGACGCCATCACCACGGTTTCTCCCACACATGCCCACGAACTCCTCGACACCATTGGAGGATGCGGACTGGCCCCCTATCTCGGACGACGCCAGGCAGATCTGCACGGGATCCTCAATGGGGCCGACTATGAACTTTGGAACCCGGCCGCTGACCCCATGATTGCCAAGCCCTTCGACGGGGGGCATCTGGAAGGAAAAGCGCTTTGTCGGAAGAATCTTCGCGACCATTTCGGGCTTGAGGACAACGGGACTCCTATCTTGGGCATTGTTTCCCGTCTGGTCGAGCAGAAGGGGATGGGGATCATGCGCGGGATGTTGGAGGCGGCGGTCCGGCATTGTGCGATCCAAGTGGTGGTGTTGGGCACGGGTGATCCGGCGGCCCACGCATTCTTCGACGATCTGGCCCGGCGCTATCCCGGACGGGTGGGTGTCCACATCGGCTTTTCCAACGAGCTCAGCCACCGCATCTACGCCGGCAGTGATTTCTTCTTCATGCCGTCCTTGTATGAGCCCTGTGGTCTCAGCCAGATGTATGCCATGAAGTACGGGTCCCTGCCCGTGGTGCGGGCGACGGGCGGGCTGGCCGACACCGTGCGGGACGGGCAGACCGGCCTGCTTTTCACCCAGCCCGACGCCGGTGATGCCTATCATGCGATCGAACGGATGGTGAGGCTCTGGTATGACCGCCCGGAGGAATACCGTCGGATGCAGGAAACCGCGATGGCTGTCCGTTTCACTTGGGAGCAATCGGTCCGGGAATACGAATCGGTCTATGCCGGGGTCATTTCCCGCTACCGTTGA
- the mutY gene encoding A/G-specific adenine glycosylase, translated as MSETITPAIRRAFHGKLRDWYAGARRDLPWRRTQDPYAIVVSEYMLQQTQVSTVIPYYERWLQRFPDWATLAGAEESEVLKAWEGLGYYRRARFLHRLAREVSGPLLGRLPREATGLRELPGIGPYMAGAVASIAFGARAALVDGNVERVFARIFALADPTDHPATKKLMWQLAEALLPESGCGDHNQALMELGAVVCTPRNPRCLICPLQKICRADDPHRYPVKKKTPALRSERSFALVTRAGKVWLLRPESPGLWKGLHRLPEWDGSWMEEGEKCGSLNIAITTHRIRATVVRCRPRMKSRMPATGGWFATAQASHLTLPSPHRRMLALALKESAPPP; from the coding sequence GTGTCCGAAACCATCACTCCAGCCATCCGGCGCGCCTTCCACGGGAAATTGCGCGATTGGTATGCGGGGGCGAGGCGAGACCTGCCCTGGCGGCGCACACAAGATCCCTACGCCATCGTGGTCTCGGAGTACATGCTGCAACAAACCCAGGTGTCCACGGTGATTCCCTATTACGAGAGGTGGCTGCAGCGGTTCCCGGACTGGGCGACGCTGGCGGGGGCGGAGGAATCCGAGGTATTGAAAGCCTGGGAGGGCTTGGGCTACTACCGGCGGGCGCGTTTTCTCCACAGGCTGGCCAGGGAAGTCTCGGGCCCGCTCTTGGGCCGACTGCCCCGTGAAGCCACCGGACTGCGTGAACTCCCCGGCATCGGTCCCTACATGGCCGGAGCGGTGGCCTCGATCGCCTTCGGGGCCCGGGCGGCGCTGGTCGATGGCAATGTCGAGCGGGTCTTCGCCCGCATCTTCGCCCTGGCCGATCCCACCGACCACCCCGCGACGAAGAAGTTGATGTGGCAGCTGGCCGAGGCCCTGCTGCCCGAATCGGGCTGCGGCGACCACAACCAGGCCTTGATGGAACTGGGCGCCGTCGTCTGCACTCCCCGGAATCCGCGCTGCCTGATCTGTCCCTTGCAAAAAATCTGTCGTGCGGACGACCCGCACCGCTACCCGGTAAAAAAGAAAACCCCCGCCCTGCGGTCCGAACGGAGCTTTGCCCTGGTCACCCGGGCCGGTAAAGTCTGGCTTCTCCGGCCGGAAAGTCCGGGTTTATGGAAGGGCTTGCACCGCTTGCCGGAGTGGGACGGCAGTTGGATGGAGGAGGGTGAAAAGTGCGGGTCCCTGAACATCGCCATCACCACCCACCGCATCCGCGCCACGGTGGTGCGCTGTCGCCCCAGAATGAAGTCGCGGATGCCCGCCACGGGCGGTTGGTTCGCGACGGCCCAGGCATCGCACCTGACCCTTCCCTCCCCCCACCGCCGGATGCTCGCTCTGGCATTGAAAGAATCCGCTCCTCCGCCTTGA